In Pseudomonadota bacterium, the following are encoded in one genomic region:
- a CDS encoding tetratricopeptide repeat protein, translating into MKHSWAFAALLSTSTVWADIEIARDLMEANRFVEARTALRPAANSGNADAEELIGILYAMGLGVERDDRRAFEWYLRSAMKGHAGAQSGVGWYYEVGRGMPAPDLVRAYLWYTLSAIGGDPDAVLSLESLAPKLTREQRDEALELVADYKTWMYPFR; encoded by the coding sequence ATGAAACACAGCTGGGCGTTCGCGGCGTTGTTGTCGACATCGACCGTGTGGGCCGACATTGAAATTGCCCGCGACCTGATGGAAGCGAACCGCTTTGTCGAGGCGCGGACGGCGTTGCGGCCGGCTGCCAATTCGGGCAACGCCGACGCCGAAGAGTTGATTGGCATCCTCTACGCGATGGGCCTGGGTGTCGAACGCGACGACCGGCGGGCGTTCGAGTGGTACCTGCGCAGTGCGATGAAAGGGCACGCGGGCGCCCAGTCCGGCGTGGGCTGGTACTACGAAGTCGGCCGTGGCATGCCGGCGCCCGACCTCGTCAGGGCCTACCTCTGGTACACCCTGAGCGCCATTGGCGGCGACCCGGATGCCGTGCTGTCGCTCGAATCGCTGGCACCCAAACTCACGCGCGAGCAGCGAGACGAGGCGCTGGAACTGGTCGCGGACTACAAGACCTGGATGTACCCCTTTCGCTGA
- a CDS encoding cytochrome c peroxidase, with protein MFHALLFLVFSASVQATTLPPAPTPADFHATDPADVEVGQLLFFDRILSGNRNISCATCHHPGLNTSDGLSLGIGEGGMGLGPARTPGSGADRIKKRVPRNSQALFNLGARELHTMFHDGRLSESDLYGNGFNSPAEEWLPGGLDNLLAAQALFPLVAQFEMAGNLKENEVIGAVHDRIDAAWPIIAARVAAIPAYAEHFIEHKAHISTPGDITIVDIANALSAFINATWQRIDTPFDRHLRGDSDAMSPVQLRGMSLFYGKANCASCHSGMWLSDQEFHALGLPAFGPGRTRRFNLLARDLGRLAETDDIEDAYAFRTPMLRNVALTAPYGHNGAWPTLDGIIRQHLDPAGMRAKWTRDDANLIDVPWLAPVDFIIQSDRIEMARQAAAVPAPGPALTDDEIASLVAFMHALTDDQKDPDAIVPDAVPSGLPVDRMQQNLTRLTLP; from the coding sequence GTGTTTCATGCCCTGTTGTTCCTCGTGTTCAGCGCCTCGGTGCAGGCGACGACGCTGCCGCCGGCCCCAACGCCAGCCGATTTTCACGCAACCGACCCGGCCGATGTCGAGGTGGGGCAGCTGTTGTTCTTCGACCGCATCCTATCGGGCAATCGAAACATAAGTTGTGCGACCTGTCACCACCCCGGGCTGAACACCAGCGACGGTTTGTCGCTCGGCATCGGCGAGGGCGGTATGGGCCTTGGCCCGGCACGCACACCGGGCAGCGGCGCAGACCGGATCAAGAAGCGCGTGCCACGCAATTCGCAAGCCCTGTTCAACCTCGGTGCTCGCGAGTTGCACACGATGTTCCACGACGGGCGTCTCTCGGAAAGTGACCTCTACGGCAACGGCTTCAACAGCCCGGCCGAGGAGTGGTTGCCCGGCGGCCTCGACAACCTGCTCGCCGCGCAGGCCCTGTTCCCACTGGTCGCGCAGTTCGAAATGGCGGGCAATCTGAAAGAGAACGAAGTCATCGGCGCGGTGCACGACCGCATTGATGCGGCCTGGCCGATCATCGCTGCGCGTGTCGCCGCGATCCCGGCCTATGCCGAGCACTTCATCGAGCACAAGGCCCACATCTCTACGCCCGGCGACATCACAATCGTCGACATCGCCAACGCACTGAGTGCCTTCATTAACGCCACCTGGCAGCGCATCGACACGCCCTTCGACCGCCACCTGCGCGGTGACAGCGACGCGATGAGCCCGGTGCAACTGCGCGGCATGTCGCTGTTCTACGGCAAAGCCAACTGCGCCAGTTGCCACAGCGGCATGTGGCTCAGTGACCAGGAGTTTCATGCACTCGGCCTGCCCGCGTTCGGTCCGGGTCGGACGCGGCGCTTCAACCTGCTCGCGCGCGACCTCGGCCGACTGGCTGAGACCGACGACATCGAAGACGCCTACGCCTTTCGCACGCCGATGTTGCGCAATGTCGCGCTGACCGCGCCATACGGCCACAACGGCGCCTGGCCCACGCTCGACGGCATCATCCGACAGCACCTGGATCCCGCTGGCATGCGGGCCAAATGGACGCGCGACGACGCCAACCTCATCGACGTACCGTGGCTCGCGCCAGTCGATTTCATTATCCAGTCGGATCGGATTGAGATGGCACGCCAGGCAGCGGCCGTGCCCGCGCCAGGGCCCGCGCTCACCGACGACGAGATCGCGTCGCTTGTGGCGTTCATGCACGCCCTGACGGACGACCAAAAAGACCCTGATGCCATTGTGCCGGATGCGGTACCCTCCGGGTTACCCGTGGACCGTATGCAACAGAACCTGACACGGCTGACACTGCCGTGA